In the Mycolicibacterium chubuense NBB4 genome, one interval contains:
- a CDS encoding dihydrolipoyl dehydrogenase family protein, with protein MSTDFDVIVIGAGPGGETAASRLHAGGRRVALIEQELIGGECAYWACIPSKTLLRPPEARAEAAHAAGLSTPAQNWAALRDYRDYMIRHLDDTEQVTGYEKQGVTVIKATAALVGRDPWRVRAGGRELTAEHVVIATGSDAIHPPIEGLDEVSVWTNREATTLREIPERIVMIGGSAVGIELGQFLARMGARVTLIQRGDRLLDREDPRVGDIVATHLRADGIDVRLGRQATAARRDGADTVIDLDDGTTVRTDVVVLGTGRRPRTHGLGLETVGVTPDPRGALEVDEHCRVTAGLWALGDVTGVALFTHVAMYQGRVVADNILGTPRQTTYSGIPRVVFAQPEIAAVGLTTDQARQRGLDIATTELDLADSIARPWTYETDPDGTLGLIADRTQRTLIGAWAIAPQAGEWIHTAALAIRAQISIDTLLDGVAQFPTYTEAYLAALEQLAI; from the coding sequence GTGAGTACGGACTTCGATGTAATCGTGATCGGCGCCGGACCGGGCGGCGAGACCGCCGCCTCGCGCCTGCACGCGGGCGGACGGCGGGTCGCGTTGATCGAGCAGGAACTGATCGGCGGGGAGTGCGCCTACTGGGCGTGTATCCCGTCCAAAACCTTGCTGCGCCCACCCGAGGCCCGCGCCGAAGCCGCCCACGCGGCCGGCCTGTCCACTCCGGCGCAGAACTGGGCGGCACTGCGAGACTACCGCGACTACATGATCCGCCACCTCGACGACACAGAGCAGGTCACCGGATACGAGAAGCAGGGCGTCACGGTTATCAAGGCCACCGCAGCCCTGGTGGGCCGGGACCCGTGGCGGGTACGGGCCGGTGGCCGGGAACTCACCGCCGAGCACGTGGTGATCGCCACCGGCTCCGACGCGATCCACCCACCCATCGAGGGCCTGGACGAGGTCAGCGTATGGACCAACCGGGAAGCTACCACCCTGCGCGAGATCCCCGAGCGGATCGTGATGATCGGCGGCAGCGCCGTCGGGATCGAACTCGGCCAATTCCTCGCTCGCATGGGCGCTCGGGTCACCCTGATCCAGCGCGGCGACCGGCTGCTGGACCGGGAAGACCCCCGTGTCGGGGACATCGTCGCCACCCACCTGCGCGCCGACGGCATCGACGTCCGTCTCGGCCGGCAGGCCACCGCCGCGCGCCGCGACGGCGCCGATACGGTGATCGACCTCGACGACGGCACCACCGTGCGCACCGACGTCGTCGTGCTCGGCACCGGACGCCGCCCCCGCACCCACGGGCTCGGCCTGGAGACTGTCGGGGTCACACCGGACCCGCGCGGCGCGCTGGAGGTCGACGAGCACTGCCGCGTCACCGCCGGCCTCTGGGCGCTCGGCGACGTCACCGGGGTCGCGCTGTTCACCCACGTCGCCATGTACCAAGGACGGGTCGTGGCCGACAACATCCTCGGCACACCCCGCCAAACCACCTACAGCGGCATCCCCCGCGTCGTGTTCGCCCAACCCGAGATCGCCGCTGTCGGCCTGACCACCGACCAAGCCCGCCAGCGTGGCCTCGACATCGCCACCACCGAACTCGACCTCGCCGACTCGATCGCGCGACCCTGGACTTACGAAACCGACCCCGACGGCACCCTCGGTCTCATCGCCGACCGCACCCAGCGGACGCTCATCGGGGCCTGGGCCATCGCACCCCAAGCCGGGGAATGGATCCACACCGCCGCCCTCGCCATCCGCGCCCAGATCTCCATCGACACCCTGCTCGACGGCGTCGCCCAATTCCCGACCTACACCGAGGCGTACCTCGCCGCCCTCGAACAGCTCGCCATCTAG